Proteins encoded in a region of the Prunus persica cultivar Lovell chromosome G4, Prunus_persica_NCBIv2, whole genome shotgun sequence genome:
- the LOC109948388 gene encoding uncharacterized protein LOC109948388 codes for MSRLASDVVEDALMSEEGCELLSETLKSLQVKLKLLKDGLSNNEVGGSSSQTQYMKDPKRVRCKGRSKGVTGAKEKAMKRGIRHCRECGHIGHDRRQCPALNTPTSPSNNDESTPIHRSDPLFDDFDRMHGPTK; via the exons ATGTCTCGACTTGCTTCAGATGTGGTTGAGGATGCATTAATGAGTGAAGAAGGATGTGAGCTACTGTCAGAGACTCTAAAAAGTTTGCAGGTGAAGTTAAAGTTGCTGAAGGATGGACTAAGTAATAACGAAGTTGGAGGGTCCAGctctcaaacacaatataTGAAAGACCCTAAGAGAGTGAGGTGCAAAGGAAGGTCGAAAGGAGTAACGGgagcaaaggaaaaggcaatgaAGCGAGGGATTAGACACTGTCGGGAGTGTGGACACATTGGTCATGATAGAAGACAATGCCCAGCCTTGAACACACC GACATCACCGTCGAACAATGACGAATCAACTCCAATACATCGTAGTGACCCATTATTCGACGATTTTGACAGGATGCACGGACCAACTAAatga